The Pseudoalteromonas tunicata genome segment CATGCGCATCATTAAGTGCATTCACCATGGCCAATGCAGCGCCTGAACCATCTTCTGGAGGCGATGTCATATGGTAAGCATCACCACTCATACCAAAACCAACCAGTTCAGCATAAATTTTTGCACCACGCGCTTTGGCATGCTCATATTCTTCAAGCACAATTACACCCGCACCATCGGCCAGTACAAAACCATCACGATCTCTATCCCAAGGGCGAGACGCAGCTTGTGGGTTATCGTTACGTGTTGACAGTGCTCGTGCGGCACAAAAGCCGCCCATACCGATTGGGGTTGATGCTTTTTCAGCGCCACCTGCAACCATAGCATCGGCATCGCCATACGCAATCATACGCGCGGCATGGCCAATATTATGTAAACCCGTTGTACAGGCCGTAACAATAGAAATATTTGGGCCTCGTAAGCCGTGCATAATCGATAAGTGACCTGAAATCATATTGATGATGGTCGATGGCACATAAAAAGGAGAAAGTTTACGAGGGCCACTATTTAATAATTTAATGTGGTTTTCTTCTATTAAAGTTAAACCACCAATGCCTGAACCAACAGCAACACCAATGCGCGTTGCATTTTGCTCTGTCACTTCAAGACCGGAATCTTTAAACGCTTGAACCCCTGCAGCGATACCGTATTGGATAAATAAATCCATTTTTTTAGTATCTTTAGGTGCCATGTATAACGAAGCATCAAAGTTTTTTAATGTGCCAGCAAATTTAGTACCAAAGTCCGACGTATCAAAGTGTGTAATTAAATCAATTCCACTTTTGCCATTTAGCAACCCTTGCCAAGTAGACGTAACGTCATTACCTAACGGGGTTAACATACCTAAGCCAGTAACTACAACTCGACGTTTAGCCACAGTGTCCTCCAATGGGGAAAAAATGTTGGTTTTAAAATTTAGGGGATTATAGATAGATTAAGGGCAGCGAATGCTGCCCTTAACTTGCTATGTATTACTCTGCGTGTGCAGTTACGTAATCGATAGCAGCTTGAACTGTAGTAATTTTCTCAGCTTCTTCGTCTGGGATCTCAGTATCAAATTCTTCTTCTAAAGCCATTACAAGTTCAACAGTGTCTAGAGAATCTGCACCTAAGTCATCAACAAAAGAAGATTCATTTTTAACTTCTTCTTCTTTAACACCTAGTTGCTCAATGATGATTTTCTTAACGCGTTCTTGGATGTTGCTCATTCTTCTTTCCTTTATTAAAACGCTAAAGCGTTACTTTTCAGATTGCAGCGTAGTTTACGGTGCAAAATAATGTGATTCAAGAATTAAACCATACTTTTTGATCTGGTCAAACCTCATGAACCTAAAAACACTCTTTTATCGCTCATTTTAACAGCGATATCAATCTAAAATTCAGTAAGATCGTCGAAGTTGTCTATTTTCAACTACGGCGATACTTTAGCACTGAGTTTAGATCATGTACATCCCACCATTTACATGGAGAGTCTCACCTGTGACATACGCCGCCATATCAGATGCTAAATAAGCCACTGCGGCTGCAATTTCATTTGGTAAACCTAAACGACCTGCAGGCACATTGGCAAGCGTCGCAGCTTTTTGCTCAGCTGTTAATTCATCGGTCATATCCGTTTGAATAAAACCAGGAGCAACGACGTTGACTGTAATACCACGTGATGCAACTTCACGCGCAAGCGCTTTTGAAAAACCAATCACACCCGCTTTTGCTGCTGCGTAGTTTGCTTGACCCGCATTCCCCATTGTACCCACTACAGAACCAATATTAATAATACGGCCAGCACGTTTTTTCATCATCGGACGTAATACAGCTTTTGATAAGCGGAAAATTGACGTTAAGTTGGTATCAATGATGTCATCCCACTCTTGGTCTTTCATACGCATTAACAAATTATCACGTGTGATACCGGCGTTATTAACAAGTACATCAATATCACCAAAATCAGCTTGAATTGCAGCTAATACCGCTTCAACCGATGCAATATCAGTCACATTTAACGCATAACCTTTACCAGCCTGACCTAAATATTCTGAAATTGCCGCAGCGCCAGTTTCACTTGTAGCTGTACCCACAACCGTAGCACCTTGTGCAACTAAGGTTTCTGCGATTGATTTACCAATACCGCGACTTGCACCTGTTACGAGTACAATTTTACCCGCTAAAGAAAATAAATTATTCATTTGCTGTTCCGTTATTATTCTTGCGCTAATGCAGCAGTTACCGATGCAACATCGTTTACTGATACACAAGACACTGATTTATCAATTCGTTTTGCAAGACCAGACAATACTTTACCTGGACCAAATTCATACGTTGTAGTAATACCTAGCGCAGCAATATGTTGCACCGTTTCTGTCCAACGTACAGGGCTATAAAGCTGACGAACTAAAGCGTCTTTTACCTGTGCTTGTTCAGTAACCGTGGCAACATCGACATTATTAATCACATTGATGTCAGCAATATTAAAATCAATCGCATTTAAATCATTTGCTAATTTTTCAGCTGCAGGCTTCATTAATGCACAATGTGAAGGTACAGATACTGCAAGCGGCATGACCATTCTAGCACCGGCTTCTTTACAAGCCGCAGATGCACGTTCAACCGCCGCCTTTTCACCGGCTATTACTACTTGGCCTGGAGAATTAAAGTTAACAGGTGCTACAACGTCACCTTGCGCCGCACTTTGGCATGCTTGAGCAACTAAATCATCGGCTAGACCAATCACTGCGGCCATCGAACCCGTACCGGCTGGCACTGCAAGTTGCATATATTGACCACGCTTTTCAACCAGCACTACCGCATCACCCAAAGAGAGTACACCGGCACACACCAAGGCTGAATATTCACCTAAACTGTGACCAGCGAGTACCGCAGGTTTAGCACCACCTTGTGACAACCAGTGGCGATAAATAGCAACACTTGAAGTTAATAAAGCCGGCTGGGTTTTATCAGTTTGATTGAGGCTTTCTTCTGGTCCGTTTAAAACTAACGCCGCCAAGTCGTAACCAAGCGCAGCTGATGCTTCTGCGAAAGTTTCTTGAACAACCGTTGAAGAGGCAAGTAAATCGGCTAACATGCCAACTGACTGAGAACCTTGACCGGGGAATAAAATTGCAAATTTTTCTGACATATAATTTTCTTCTTTTACAAAAAAAATGACCTATTTCAAGCAGCTCATCGATGAGCTTAAAATCAAATAAGTATGACGATAAGCAGCAGGAATTTATTATTTTGACTATTTCCAAAGCGACTTAACAATTAATCACACCGCTTTAGCGTGTAACAGCCATTAACTATTACAATCGTTTTTAGCAGTGCTTTGAGCTAAAACTTGTTCGAACTTGCGCTGGATTTTCTCTGGCAATTGACGTTCAACTTCGCGTACAGCTTCTTTTATTGCGGCAAGAAATGCTTTTTCTGAGGCGTTTCCGTGACTTTTCACCACAATTCCGCGCAATCCTATCAGACTTGCACCGTTATACTGGTCGGGGTTCACCCTTTTATAGAGTTTTTTTAATACTGGAGTAAGTAATAAGGCTAAAATTTTATAAAAAAAGCTCTTATTGAGTGCTTTATTAAGTTTATAAAAAATAAGTTTGGCAATACCCTCACAGGTTTTAAGTGCCACATTCCCCACAAATCCATCACAGACAATTACATCTGCTTTACCAGTAAAAATATCACTGCCTTCACTGTAACCAATATAATTGAGATGCTTACTGGCCTGCATTAATTTTGCAGCTTCTTTAATGCAATCATGCCCTTTAATTTCTTCAGCACCAATATTGAGCAAACTCACTCGGGCTTGAGTTAAATTCTGAGCTTGTTCTGCTACCACTGAGCCCATGAGCGCAAACTGAAATAATGTTTCAGCATCACAAATTACATTTGCCCCTAAATCGAGCAAATAAACTGGTTTCGGTGTTTGAGTGGGTACGGATGTGATTAAGGCTGGCCGCGAAATACCTGGCAGCATTTTTAAGACATAATGAGCGGTCGCTAATAAAGCACCGGTATTACCAGAACTCACGCAGGCTTGTGCTCGGCCGGATTTGACCAATTCTAACGCGACACGCATGGATGAATCTTTTTTGTTACGCAGCGCTAAAGACGGCTTATCATCATTGTTAACCATTTCGGAACAATGTTGAATATGTATTCTAGGGTGAGTAAGTGCACCACGCTTGGTTAATTCGGTGCGGATCAAACGCTCGTTACCACAAAGGATAAGCGTTAAATTTTCAATAGAGTTAACCGCTTCGACAGCAGCAGGAAGAGATGAACGGGGGCCGTAATCGCCCCCCATTATATCTAACGCTATGGTTAGATTATTTGGCATAATATAATCTCTAAAAAGAAATTAAATTACTTTAACGCCTTTGTAGTAACCGTCAGCAGTTACATGGTGACGACGATGAGTCTCACCTGAAACTTGATCAACAGTTAAAGTTGGTGCGCTTAATGAATCGTGAGCGCGACGTGTACCGCGACGTGCACGAGACTTTTTGCTTTTTTGTACAGCCATTAGCCTTCTCCTAAGAATCTTTCTTAAGTTGTTTTAAAATTTCAAATGGATTTGGTTTGTCTTCTACTTCATCAATTTCGCCAAAGCTGATAGGCTCTGGTGAATAACGGCATAGCGACTCTTCATGCATTGGTACTAATGGTATAGCCAATATCAACTCATCTTCGATAAGTTGATGAAGATTGACCTCACCTTCCTCATTTAACTCAACAACTTCATAGTAGTCAGGCAAATGATCAGACGATTTGCCAGCAGCAACAGCTGCATAAGCTAAGTCTAGTTCCAAATCCAACCCAATATCGCCATTACAACGTTGACACGTTAAAGTGACTGGCGCTTTTACATTACTGTAAATAACCAGGCGCTTTTGCGCATCATAATCGCAATGGATTTTTACCTGTACCTCGCCTACTTTTTCTTGTACAACCTGCTCAAGACGAGCAAAGCTGTCAAACGTTACAATGCCATCATAAGTCAGGCGTTGCTTCGCAATTTTAACAGGATCAATAGTTCTAGGAATCTTTACCTTTTGCATAGGGGCTGCATCATATAGATAGTTACCAATATAGTCAAAATAAAAATAAACTTTCCTTTGCATTTCGCACCTTAGCGGCCTACTCTGCTCGGGTATCTATTATCACATAGGATTAGTATGACCGCACGCATCATTTTAGCGTCAACTTCTGTGTTTCGTCAGTCTTTGTTAAAAAAATTTAATCTCCCTTTTGAGACTGCATCACCCGATGTTGATGAATCAGCGCTTCCAAACGAAACAGCTCCTGCATTAGTTGAACGCTTAGCCTTATACAAAGCGCAGGCTGTCGCAAAAAACAACTCAAATGCCATTATTATTGGTTCAGACCAAGTGGCTTTGTTTAATGAGAAAATACTTGGAAAACCTCATACTAAAGAGAACGCAATTGCACAATTGACGGCATTTAGTGGTCAAAAAGTCACTTTTTTAACTGGTCTTGCATTAATTAATAGCCACTCGGGTGAACAACAAACCACAGTTGAACCATTTGATGTTTATTTTCGCACGCTTACTTTATCTCAAATCGAGCACTATGTTGACGCAGAGCAACCATTTCAATGTGCTGGCAGCTTTAAAAGTGAGGGGTTGGGAATTTGCTTATTTGAACGTTTTGAAGGACGAGACCCTAATTCATTAATCGGATTGCCTTTAATGGCCTTAAATGAAATGTTACTCAATTGGAAGATAGATATTTTAGCCTTGCAACAACGCCAAGGCTAAATGTGTTGTTTAGGTGAGTATCAACAATAACTCAGCAAACGAATCGACTACCGCAATTGGATTAAGTGGTCTTAATTCATCTGCGGTACAGACCCCAAAGGTCACTCCTATTGCAGACATGTTTATCGCTTGAGCCATTTGCAAATCGATGGTGGTATCGCCAATCATCACTGCATCTTCTAAAGCTATGCCCGTAACAGCGAGGATTTGAGCAAGCATGTCAGGAGAAGGTTTTGACTGTGCATCATCAGAACTTCTGGTCACAGTAAACAATGAACTTAATCCGGTCTCAGCCAATATACGATCTAAACCTGGTCGCCCCTTCCCTGTGGCAACCGCTAAAACATAACCGCGGGCTTTAAGCGTTTCGAGCACCCTATTTACATCTTCAAATAAAGGCGTTTTTGGTTGACTGTCTAATTTATACTGACGTTTATAGGCATCAACCAAATCAGTATGAAGCTCTATGTGATCCGGGAATAAGCGCGCAACAGCAACGGGTAAACTAAGTCCGATAATATTCTTAATTGCTGAGGCATCGGGTGGCTGCAACGAAAACTCCTGCGCGGCACATTGCATCGCGGCAATAATTCGCGCAATCGAATCCATTATGGTGCCATCCCAATCAAAAATAGCTAGTTTATAACGCATGATCAGCACGTAATCTTACAATTGTGCGCTTTAAGGTTTCATCTAACGGCGCTTCAACAGTCATATCTTGTTCGAGCTTTGGATGATAAAAAGTTAAATCATGGGCATGTAAAAATAAACGATTTAACCCAAACCCCTTCATTTTTTGATCAAATTCAGTATCGCCGTATTTATCATCACACGCTATCGGATGCCCTTTACACTGGGTATGAACACGAATTTGATGAGTACGACCCGTTACAGGTGATGCTTGAACTAAAGTGCCATCACGAAAACGCTCCAAAACTCTAAAACGAGTATGAGATGCTTTACCTTCTTCATGATCAACGCGTACAACGCGCTCACCTGATTGCAGCGTATTTTTGCGCAGCGGTTCAGTCACGTTTTTATCTTTTGATAACCATTCACCCGATACTAATGCCCAATAATTTTTTTGCATGGTTTTTTCACGCAATTGTTCATGCAAACTTTTTAGCACAGAACGTTTTTTCGAGATCAACAAACACCCTGAAGTGTCACGGTCTAAACGATGAACCAATTCAAGAGCCGTTTCTTGTGGTCTTAGTGTTCGCATGGCTTCAATTAAGCCATAACTCAAACCACTGCCCCCGTGCACTGCCATACCAGCAGGTTTATTAATCACGATAAGGTACTTATCTTCAAATAAAATCGCATCTTCTAACCGACTGATTACATCTAGATTTTTTGGCACAAACTCTTCTTGTTCAGCCATTTTAATTGGTGGAATACGCACTTCATCACCGATGTTTAATTTATAAATCGGTTTAATGCGTTTTTTATTAACTCGAACCTCACCTTTTCGTAAAATACGATAGATGGCACTTTTTGGCACACCCTTTAACTTCGTTATCAGAAAGTTATCGATCCTCTGACCATCATGATCTTCTGTAACTGTATGAAAAATAACTTGCGTTCCGAGTTTCTCTGACATTGCCTAATCACTGATTTGAGTAATAATTTTAGTTGCTAACCTGTAATGAATAGTGGGATAATCCCGCAGTAAATTACCTGTAAAGCAGGAATTTTGGTGCTTTTTTGCACAAATAGGAAGTGGTGTCGCACACTTCGGATACAAGATCATACAGATTCAAGCTAAGATTTCCAAAGCTTTTAGTAGATATCCGAATAACTCGTGTCTTCAGCCTACGACGATGAGCGTAATGTATCGTCAGATAGAGCTGAACGCCTGCCTAAAAAAAGCGAATAATATAACGGTTTTGTCCAAACTTAAGTGGTCGACAGTTCGTTTAGTTTAATTTTTAAATACATATCCCCGACAGACATCCAGTCGTGAGACTGCACAAAAATAAAGGGGTGTCTGAACTAATTGAAACAATCTCCACCATTTAGGCCAATTAGACACATTAATAGAGTAACAATATGAAACGTATGCTAATCAATGCTACGCAGCAAGAAGAAATGCGCGTCGCACTGGTTGACGGCCAACGCTTATACGATCTAGATATCGAAAGCCCAGGTCACGAACAGAAAAAAGCTAATATT includes the following:
- the fabD gene encoding ACP S-malonyltransferase is translated as MSEKFAILFPGQGSQSVGMLADLLASSTVVQETFAEASAALGYDLAALVLNGPEESLNQTDKTQPALLTSSVAIYRHWLSQGGAKPAVLAGHSLGEYSALVCAGVLSLGDAVVLVEKRGQYMQLAVPAGTGSMAAVIGLADDLVAQACQSAAQGDVVAPVNFNSPGQVVIAGEKAAVERASAACKEAGARMVMPLAVSVPSHCALMKPAAEKLANDLNAIDFNIADINVINNVDVATVTEQAQVKDALVRQLYSPVRWTETVQHIAALGITTTYEFGPGKVLSGLAKRIDKSVSCVSVNDVASVTAALAQE
- the fabF gene encoding beta-ketoacyl-ACP synthase II, whose product is MAKRRVVVTGLGMLTPLGNDVTSTWQGLLNGKSGIDLITHFDTSDFGTKFAGTLKNFDASLYMAPKDTKKMDLFIQYGIAAGVQAFKDSGLEVTEQNATRIGVAVGSGIGGLTLIEENHIKLLNSGPRKLSPFYVPSTIINMISGHLSIMHGLRGPNISIVTACTTGLHNIGHAARMIAYGDADAMVAGGAEKASTPIGMGGFCAARALSTRNDNPQAASRPWDRDRDGFVLADGAGVIVLEEYEHAKARGAKIYAELVGFGMSGDAYHMTSPPEDGSGAALAMVNALNDAHVNAEQVGYINAHGTSTNAGDKAETAAVKSVFGHNAHNVMVSSSKSMMGHLLGAAGSVESIISILSLQDQKVTPTINLDNPDEGCDLDYVPHTARDAKLEYALCNSFGFGGTNGSLLFKKI
- the rluC gene encoding 23S rRNA pseudouridine(955/2504/2580) synthase RluC, which codes for MSEKLGTQVIFHTVTEDHDGQRIDNFLITKLKGVPKSAIYRILRKGEVRVNKKRIKPIYKLNIGDEVRIPPIKMAEQEEFVPKNLDVISRLEDAILFEDKYLIVINKPAGMAVHGGSGLSYGLIEAMRTLRPQETALELVHRLDRDTSGCLLISKKRSVLKSLHEQLREKTMQKNYWALVSGEWLSKDKNVTEPLRKNTLQSGERVVRVDHEEGKASHTRFRVLERFRDGTLVQASPVTGRTHQIRVHTQCKGHPIACDDKYGDTEFDQKMKGFGLNRLFLHAHDLTFYHPKLEQDMTVEAPLDETLKRTIVRLRADHAL
- a CDS encoding HAD-IA family hydrolase, with the translated sequence MRYKLAIFDWDGTIMDSIARIIAAMQCAAQEFSLQPPDASAIKNIIGLSLPVAVARLFPDHIELHTDLVDAYKRQYKLDSQPKTPLFEDVNRVLETLKARGYVLAVATGKGRPGLDRILAETGLSSLFTVTRSSDDAQSKPSPDMLAQILAVTGIALEDAVMIGDTTIDLQMAQAINMSAIGVTFGVCTADELRPLNPIAVVDSFAELLLILT
- the rpmF gene encoding 50S ribosomal protein L32 → MAVQKSKKSRARRGTRRAHDSLSAPTLTVDQVSGETHRRHHVTADGYYKGVKVI
- the yceD gene encoding 23S rRNA accumulation protein YceD; amino-acid sequence: MQKVKIPRTIDPVKIAKQRLTYDGIVTFDSFARLEQVVQEKVGEVQVKIHCDYDAQKRLVIYSNVKAPVTLTCQRCNGDIGLDLELDLAYAAVAAGKSSDHLPDYYEVVELNEEGEVNLHQLIEDELILAIPLVPMHEESLCRYSPEPISFGEIDEVEDKPNPFEILKQLKKDS
- the fabG gene encoding 3-oxoacyl-ACP reductase FabG gives rise to the protein MNNLFSLAGKIVLVTGASRGIGKSIAETLVAQGATVVGTATSETGAAAISEYLGQAGKGYALNVTDIASVEAVLAAIQADFGDIDVLVNNAGITRDNLLMRMKDQEWDDIIDTNLTSIFRLSKAVLRPMMKKRAGRIINIGSVVGTMGNAGQANYAAAKAGVIGFSKALAREVASRGITVNVVAPGFIQTDMTDELTAEQKAATLANVPAGRLGLPNEIAAAVAYLASDMAAYVTGETLHVNGGMYMI
- a CDS encoding Maf family protein, giving the protein MTARIILASTSVFRQSLLKKFNLPFETASPDVDESALPNETAPALVERLALYKAQAVAKNNSNAIIIGSDQVALFNEKILGKPHTKENAIAQLTAFSGQKVTFLTGLALINSHSGEQQTTVEPFDVYFRTLTLSQIEHYVDAEQPFQCAGSFKSEGLGICLFERFEGRDPNSLIGLPLMALNEMLLNWKIDILALQQRQG
- the plsX gene encoding phosphate acyltransferase PlsX — protein: MPNNLTIALDIMGGDYGPRSSLPAAVEAVNSIENLTLILCGNERLIRTELTKRGALTHPRIHIQHCSEMVNNDDKPSLALRNKKDSSMRVALELVKSGRAQACVSSGNTGALLATAHYVLKMLPGISRPALITSVPTQTPKPVYLLDLGANVICDAETLFQFALMGSVVAEQAQNLTQARVSLLNIGAEEIKGHDCIKEAAKLMQASKHLNYIGYSEGSDIFTGKADVIVCDGFVGNVALKTCEGIAKLIFYKLNKALNKSFFYKILALLLTPVLKKLYKRVNPDQYNGASLIGLRGIVVKSHGNASEKAFLAAIKEAVREVERQLPEKIQRKFEQVLAQSTAKNDCNS
- the acpP gene encoding acyl carrier protein; amino-acid sequence: MSNIQERVKKIIIEQLGVKEEEVKNESSFVDDLGADSLDTVELVMALEEEFDTEIPDEEAEKITTVQAAIDYVTAHAE